The Streptomyces sp. NBC_00576 genome contains the following window.
CCGCCTCGCGCCGGAGGTCGCCCGCCGCGTCGAACCCGTGCTCGGCGCCACGCTCCAGCAGGTGTTCGGCATGGCAGAGGGGCTGCTGAACTACACGCGCCCCGACGACCCCGACGACATCAGGATCGAAACCCAGGGGCGCCCCATGTCTCCGGACGACGAGATCCTCGTCGTCGACGCCTCCGACAACCCGGTCCCGCCCGGCGGGATGGGCGCTCTGCTCACCCGGGGCCCGTACTCCCCACGTGGTTACTACCGGGCGGACGAGCACAACGCCCGCGCGTTCACCCCCGACGGCTGGTACCGCACCGGCGACATCGTCCGGGTGCACCCCTCGGGCAACCTCGTCGTCGAGGGACGCGACAAGGACATGATCAACCGGGGCGGCGAGAAGATCTCCGCGGAGGAGGTGGAGAACCTCATCTACCGCCTGCCCGGTGTCGCCCGCGTCGCCGCCGTCGCGAAGGCCGACCCCGACCTGGGGGAGCGGGTGTGCGCGGTCGTGGTCGTCGAACCGGGGGCCCACCTGAGCCTCGAATCGGTTCGTGCGGCCCTCACCGCCATGCAGGTGGCCCGCTACAAACTCCCCGAAGACCTGCTGGTCGTGGACGAGTTGCCGCTGACGAAGGTCGGCAAGATCGACAAGAAGCGTCTGCGGGAAGTCGTCCGTGACGGGGCAGACTCCGTCGAGGCGGTGTGACAGGGTTCGCCGCTGCGGAAGGCGGGCCGATGACGTTGCGGTGATGCGCCTGCCTCGCCGGGGGGAGTCAAAGCTGCTTTGCCGGCCTTCTGGCGGTACCTGGGGAAACAGCTCCAGGTACCGCCATCACCGTCGCCCTGTCCCGACCGTCGGACCAGCCAGGGGAAGTGCCCCTCCTGATGACCAGCCTCATGTGTCCTCGCGTACGTCCTGCCGCTGAGTTCTTCTCTGCGCGGACCAGGCCGAGCACTTCGAGCACCGGCCGGTCGGTCAGCGGGAACAGATCGGCGTCATCGGCGCGAGCCGACGGCTGACCAGGGACGACAGGTCGCCACACGTCGAGTGCGTGGCGAACTGCAGCCCGGAATCGGGGCGCGGCCGTCATTCCCCTTCGCAGACGCCCTCGACGGCGAGCTTCTGGTAAAGGTGGGGGTAGGCAATGGTGCCGTCAGGGTAGCCCTCCACGTAGGAGGCGAACTCCGGCATGCCGAGCGCTGCACGGAGGTGTTCGGTGGATTTCCAGACCGCGATGTTGGTGAACTGCCGGCTGCCGCCGATGCCCCGGTACAGCTGCACGGAGAGGAGGCTCCCCGACTTCTTCAGGTACTCCGCGTCGGCCGTCCAGGCGGCCACCACCTCGTCCTCCTTGCCTTCCGGGGCGACCAACGTGTTGATGACGGTGACCGGGCCGACCTTCTCCTTCTGCTGGTCGTGGACGTGGGTGGACTCGTCGAGCTGGCCGAACTTGAGCATGATTCCTCCAGGAAATCGAGGCGGAAGTGGGTCTGCCGATCCACAGGGAATCAAGTGATCCGGGACCGGGAGGCGGCCCGTCCGCGTATTGGTGAGTCGTGATCAATGGGGGCCGCGGGAGGGGCTACGCCGATGACCGCCGCGTGGCCCCTCCCGTGATGTGCGTTCAGGCGTTGTGCTTGCCGAGGAAGTCGGTCATGAGCTGCAGCCACTCCTCGGTCCGCTCCAGCATCGGCAGGTGGCCGGTGGCGATTTCCGCGAGCTGGGCGCCGGGGATGCTCTCGGCGAGCTGGCGGTGCAGGGCGGTGGAGGTGAGCCGGTCGTCGGTGGTCGACACGACCAGGGTGGGGACCTTGATGCCGGCGAGGTCGTCGCGGACGTCGACCTCGCCGACGAGGTCGGTCTGTTCGGCGCTGCCGTCGGCGATGGAGGCGGCGGTGTAGCCGAGGGTCTGCTGCAGTTGCTCGGCCGGCATCGACTCCAGTGCCTGGGTGCCGAGGGCCATCATGAGGAGGAATTCGGCGAGCAGTTCGCGGTTGCCGGACGCGGCGATCTTGCTCTGTATCGAGGAGGCGAGTGCGAGCCGGTTGTCGCGGTGCGGGAAAGAGGCGGTCAGGACGAGCGCGGTGACGCGCTCGGGGTGGCGGGCGGCGGCGCGGATGGCGACCGGGCCGCCGAGGGAGTAGCCCGACACCGCGAAGCGGTCGAGGCCCTCCGCGTCGGCGGCGGCGACGAGCTGGTCGGCGAGGTCGTCGACGGAGAGCGGGGTCGTGGAGCGGGGCGTCTCGCCGCTGCCGGGGTAGTCGATACCGACGACGGTGTGTCGGGCGGCGAGTCCTTCCAGGACGGGGCCGTAGGTGCCGGCCAGGCTGCTGCCGGCGCCGTGGGCGAGGAGCAGACCGGGGCCGGAGCCGAGGCGAGTACGGGCGAACGTGGGCTCGAGCAGATTCTGAGATGACATGGCCGTCTACCTTTCACAGACACCGACACGCAAGGAATCATCCAGTGCGTGTGATTGCTCTTCATTTGTATCACACGCAACGTATGATTCAAGCTGTGACGTCAATCACACCTGCCGTATGATTTGCCGATAGGGTGGTGGCATGAACGAGCCTCCCCACAGACGTCAGCCGACTGCGAGCAACCCGCGCGTGCAGCGCACCCGCAACCGCGTGCTGGCCGTCGCGCGAGAACTGCTGCCCCAGGTCGGACCGGCCGGGCTGACCTATGCTCTGCTGGCCGAACGGGCGGAGGTCACCCGTCAGACCCTCTACCGGCACTGGCCCAACCGGGCCGCACTGCTCTTCGACCTCGTCCTCGAAGGCCCCGACCTCGGCAACTACCCCGAACCGGGCACCGACGTGGGCGCCGTGGCCACCGCCTGGCTGAAGAGCCTGCGTGCCGGGGTCAGCGTGCCGGCCGTGCGAACCGCGGCTCTGGCCGTCACCGCCCAGGCCGACCACGACCCCGACAGCGCCAGGGCACTCGTCCGCATCGGCGAGGACCGCTACATCGGCTTCAACAGGCTGCTGGAGCCTTCGGGCATCCAGATCAGCGACGACGAGTTCACCCTGCTGTACGGGCCCGTCCTCGCCCGGCTCTTCCTCGACCGCGGCCAGGTCACCGACGCCTTCATCGATGCCGTCGTGGCCCAGTGGCTCACCATGCTCCAGCGCGCCGGCGCACCGCAGGACTCGGAGCAGTAGTCACCGAGAGCACTCCCAGGCGTAGCGGAACACGATGATCGGCTCGAAGACGACGCCTCGCTCGCCGGGCCGTCGAAGCCGCGCAGCGTCACCACCCGGCCGCCGTCGCGGACCGCACGAGGCATCGGGAAGGGCCCGGCGCCCGAGCGCCCCCACGCCACAGGGTGAAGCAGCTGAGGACCACGCTGGCGATCGTCACGGCCGTCCAGCCGCCCGCCGTCCACAGCACCGGGGCGGCGGCCGAGAAGATCGCGCCCCCGAGCAAGTCGCTCGCGACGAAGGCCGTGTTGGGCCGGCAGCGCGCCTGGTTCGACACGGGCGAACATCCGCGACTGGTTGAACAGGTGGACGCCCCGGACAGTTGTCAGGCGACGCTGTCGGACGCGGTCCGCTTCTGGTCCGCCGCACAGGAGGCCAACAGGCGCAACCCGTCGTACGAAGGGGAACCGGGTTCGGCAGTCCACACGATGATGGGCTGGTGGGGGTCCGTGCCACACGTGAGCGTGTTCCAGTCGAGTGCCAGCTCGCCCACCACCGGGTGACGAATCCTCATGACGCCCTTGCCCCGCATCGCGACGTCATGCGCGGTCCACCACTGCCGGAACCGTGTGTCACGGGCGGAGAGCTCCTCGACCAGAGCGATGAGGCGCGGGTCGCCGGGGTAGCGCGCGCTCTCCATACGCACGTGAGCGATGGCCAGCCGGGCGACCTCCTCCCAGTCCACGTATCGCTCTCGCATCAAAGGGTCGGTGAACAGCAGCCGGACGAACACGCGCTCCTGCTCCGGGTAGCGCCCGAAGTCGGTCCACAGAGCGGCGGCGAGCTGGTTCCAGCCCAGGATGTCGGTGCGCCAGCCGATGACGACAGCCGGCGAGGCGGTGAGGTCGTCCAGCATGCGCTGCAGCTGCGTGTCCACCTGCTGGCGATCGCCCGACGTAGGCGGGCGCACTCTCTCTTTGGCCGCAAGGTCGAACAGGTAGGTGCGCTGGTCGTCGTTCAGGCGGAGCACCTCGGCGATCTCGTTCAGGAGGGGAGCCGATGCCTGGAGACGGCCCTGTTCGATTCGTGTGTAGTACTCGGTGCTGATCGTGGCGAGAAGAGCCACTTCCTCACGGCGCAGACCGCTCACGCGCCGCCGTTGCCCACCACGGAGCCCGACCTCGGAAGGACCGACCTCGGCACGGCGGGCCTTGAGGAACTCACCCAGCTCGTTCAGGTGGGGGCTGCGGTTCATGATCTCCAACCTCGCACGGAAGCCCGGTGCTGCGAGGGGGCGAGATCCTCCTACTTCAGCTCGGCTGTCGCACGTTAATCGTACCGGTTCCGACGTGTATGGCTGTACGTAGAGGAGGACTCGGCGACCCAGCATGCGTACTGGGGGCCTCCGAGTTTCCTTCCGTGTGCAGCTGAGTCGCTCAGCGCCTTGAGCAGTTCCTGGGCCGGCGGAACCGCCGAGCCAGGGTTCTGGCCGGTGAGCAGTGTGCAGTCGACCTCGACGGCGCCGACACCCAGGAAGACATCTTCGGCGATCGCGGCCGTGTGGCCGTAGCCCGAATGAAAGGCATGGCGATAGTGGGGCGGCTAGAGAGGACATGGTGATCGTCTCCTTGGATGTCTGCGCTCGATGCGGATCATGCTTTGCATCGGATTGGTGCGCTTTGGGGGGTAGGGAAATGTCCCCTCCCTATCCGTCGCCGGGTAAGCGATTCTCCCCTTCGGGGAGTGGCTAAAAGGCGCGACCGCGGGACTTGTTCTTTCTTGCCGGTTGCGGATAAGGGGCACGGCAGCTGGGGTACGGCGGCAGGACCGCGCCCCCAACCGCCCGCAACGAAGCGTGCTGCCACCT
Protein-coding sequences here:
- a CDS encoding TetR/AcrR family transcriptional regulator; this encodes MNEPPHRRQPTASNPRVQRTRNRVLAVARELLPQVGPAGLTYALLAERAEVTRQTLYRHWPNRAALLFDLVLEGPDLGNYPEPGTDVGAVATAWLKSLRAGVSVPAVRTAALAVTAQADHDPDSARALVRIGEDRYIGFNRLLEPSGIQISDDEFTLLYGPVLARLFLDRGQVTDAFIDAVVAQWLTMLQRAGAPQDSEQ
- a CDS encoding antibiotic biosynthesis monooxygenase family protein is translated as MLKFGQLDESTHVHDQQKEKVGPVTVINTLVAPEGKEDEVVAAWTADAEYLKKSGSLLSVQLYRGIGGSRQFTNIAVWKSTEHLRAALGMPEFASYVEGYPDGTIAYPHLYQKLAVEGVCEGE
- a CDS encoding helix-turn-helix domain-containing protein → MNRSPHLNELGEFLKARRAEVGPSEVGLRGGQRRRVSGLRREEVALLATISTEYYTRIEQGRLQASAPLLNEIAEVLRLNDDQRTYLFDLAAKERVRPPTSGDRQQVDTQLQRMLDDLTASPAVVIGWRTDILGWNQLAAALWTDFGRYPEQERVFVRLLFTDPLMRERYVDWEEVARLAIAHVRMESARYPGDPRLIALVEELSARDTRFRQWWTAHDVAMRGKGVMRIRHPVVGELALDWNTLTCGTDPHQPIIVWTAEPGSPSYDGLRLLASCAADQKRTASDSVA
- a CDS encoding alpha/beta fold hydrolase → MSSQNLLEPTFARTRLGSGPGLLLAHGAGSSLAGTYGPVLEGLAARHTVVGIDYPGSGETPRSTTPLSVDDLADQLVAAADAEGLDRFAVSGYSLGGPVAIRAAARHPERVTALVLTASFPHRDNRLALASSIQSKIAASGNRELLAEFLLMMALGTQALESMPAEQLQQTLGYTAASIADGSAEQTDLVGEVDVRDDLAGIKVPTLVVSTTDDRLTSTALHRQLAESIPGAQLAEIATGHLPMLERTEEWLQLMTDFLGKHNA